In the Panulirus ornatus isolate Po-2019 chromosome 57, ASM3632096v1, whole genome shotgun sequence genome, one interval contains:
- the Smurf gene encoding E3 ubiquitin-protein ligase SMURF2 isoform X1, which translates to MSNPAPPRRSGAMKIRLTILCAKNLSKKDFFSLPDPFAKISVEGSGQCHSTDTCRNTLDPKWNQYYDLYVGKGDGITISVWNRRKIHKKAGSGFLGCVRIVSSAIHRLKDTGLNTCLPLSDQRLDLTRIGHDDCEPVRGQIVVSLMSRDGRGTGSHNAVVDTLGNLSSPDDLPEGWEERRTANGRIYYVNHHDRTTTWERPTLPAHMTVERRRRDKTFVCPCAIYVFLSSVFSCVAPMASNSPSCSCDCPSSSCTSPSCVRGSSQACSSTSASPSCTRGSSQSQPCTSTSSAPSCSVGCHKSCPSHFSNPHTLFSAPVPCIVGYNEACPPYTASGSPCIGPSPSSWCDPATTSRHGATCYRPGDTSVLGSPSRHSTSSNTVSATTVSSISPAGGNMGNIVLSNPNTSSDVPQEGTPVRRDPRDREHRRSRAESVERVSQRDAGESRRNPESVRRRSARHRHYLSRNQLHQPPDLPDGFEMRTTQQGQVYYYNIHTGTSTWHDPRVPRDLGQINIDDLGPLPGGWELRHTPSGRPYFLDHINRTTQFTDPRLSNSHILSNILRTRSEGSNRTSIIETGSNSDPRISVNSESSVSASSVPNNRSNRSSSSRRNSSSRSRGPSPEANTTGETISDSVPNSEEPNSSVVNGTPISPSVVPASVNNSNNMSSEGSGVTTTMNNSNPVVLQNNSTNLQISSNTNTSGPKDAVVIDMESDCLPKYKRDLVAKMKVLRAELQCLQPQSGHCRLDIPRGEVFEESYRQIMKMRPKDLRKRLMVKFKGEEGLDYGGVAREWLYLLSHEMLNPYYGLFQYSRDDIYTLQINPDSSVNPEHLSYFHFVGRVIGMAIFHGHYIDGGFSMPFYKMLLNKLIVLDDIEAVDPDLHRSLNWMLENDITDIIDNTFTVEHESFGVLQMRELKPDGSNIVVTEDNKKEYVKLYVNYRFMQGIEQQFAALQKGFTEVVPQHLLKPFDERELELIIGGLGKIDIDDWKANTRLKHCTPETPVVGWFWQIVDSYSEEMRARLLQFVTGSSRVPLQGFKALQGSTGAAGPRLFTIHQIDAPTENLPKAHTCFNRIDLPPYESYSKMLEKLTQAVEETCGFAVE; encoded by the exons GTACGTTGGTAAGGGAGATGGGATAACCATCAGTGTGTGGAATCGACGCAAGATTCACAAGAAGGCGGGCAGTGGCTTCCTAGGCTGCGTTCGCATTGTTTCTTCTGCCATACACAGACTCAAAGACACCGGAT TGAATACCTGCCTCCCTCTGTCAGATCAACGGCTGGACTTAACACGAATTGGCCATGATGACTGTGAGCCAGTACGAGGGCAGATAGTTGTATCTCTCATGTCCCGTGATGGCCGGGGCACTGGTTCCCACAATGCCGTTGTTGATACACTGGGGAACCTTTCCTCACCAGATGACCTACCTGAG GGTTGGGAAGAACGAAGAACAGCTAATGGTCGTATATACTATGTAAACCACCATGACCGCACTACCACATGGGAGCGGCCAACATTACCTGCTCACATGAC AGTGGAGCGCAGACGGCGTGACAAGACGTTCGTGTGTCCATGTGCCATCTATGTCTTCCTCTCATCTGTCTTCTCCTGTGTTGCTCCAATGGCCAGCAACTCCCCCTCTTGCTCCTGTGATTGTCCCTCCTCATCCTGCACTTCACCCAGCTGTGTTAGAGGTTCTAGTCAAGCATGCTCCTCAACCTCAGCTTCTCCCAGCTGTACCAGAGGTTCTAGTCAATCTCAACCCTGCACATCCACATCCTCAGCTCCTAGTTGCTCTGTAGGGTGTCATAAGTCTTGCCCTTCTCATTTTTCTAACCCACATACTCTATTTTCTGCACCAGTCCCCTGCATAGTAGGTTATAATGAGGCCTGTCCTCCCTACACTGCCTCTGGCTCTCCCTGCATTggaccttccccctcttcctggTGTGACCCAGCCACGACCTCACGACACGGTGCCACGTGTTACAGGCCGGGTGACACTAGTGTTTTGGGCTCCCCAAGCAGACATTCCACTTCTTCCAACACTGTCTCTGCAACCACAGTCTCCTCCATATCGCCAGCCGGGGGAAATATGGGAAATATAGTTTTGAGCAACCCCAATACAAGTTCTGATGTGCCACAAGAAGGAACACCAGTCAGAAG GGATCCAAGAGACAGAGAACATAGGCGAAGTAGAGCAGAAAGTGTAGAGCGTGTCAGTCAGCGAGATGCTGGTGAATCTAGGCGAAATCCAGAATCAGTTCGAAGACGATCGGCACGGCATCGGCATTACCTCTCGAGGAATCAGCTCCATCAACCGCCAGATCTTCCTGATGGTTTTG AAATGCGAACCACACAACAGGGTCAGGTGTACTATTACAACATCCACACTGGGACATCTACCTGGCATGACCCCAGAGTACCACGTGACTTGGGGCAGATTAATATCGATGATCTAGGACCCCTACCTGGAGGATGGGAATTGAGACATACCCCCAGTGGGCGACCATACTTCCTGGATCACATAAATCGCACAACACAGTTCACCGATCCAAGGCTCTCTAACAGTCATATTCTCAGTAATATTCTCAG GACTCGTAGTGAAGGAAGTAATCGAACAAGTATAATAGAAACGGGCAGTAATAGTGACCCTAGAATCAGTGTGAACAGTGAAAGTTCAGTATCTGCCAGTAGTGTTCCAAATAATAGAAGTAATAGGTCCTCTAGCAGTAGAAGAAATAGTTCCTCAAGAAGTAGAGGGCCTTCCCCTGAGGCAAACACTACTGGGGAAACTATATCAGACAGTGTGCCTAATAGTGAAGAACCTAATAGCTCTGTTGTTAATGGTACTCCAATTAGTCCATCTGTTGTGCCTGCTAGTGTAAATAATAGCAACAATATGAGCAGTGAAGGAAGTGGTGTAACTACTACTATGAATAACAGTAACCCTGTGGTGCTTCAGAACAATAGCACTAATCTGCAGATAAGCAGTAACACTAATACCTCTGGGCCCAAGGATGCAGTTGTGATAGACATGGAGAGCGATTGCCTCCCAAAATATAAGCGTGATTTAGTTGCTAAGATGAAAGTTTTGAGAGCAGAATTACAGTGTCTCCAGCCACAGAGCGGTCACTGTCGTTTGGACATTCCACGTGGTGAAGTCTTCGAGGAATCTTATAGGCAGATCATGAAGATGAGACCAAAAGATTTACGCAAAAGATTAATGGTTAAGTTTAAAGGTGAAGAAGGACTTGATTATGGTGGTGTTGCTCGTGAGTGGTTATACCTTTTGTCTCATGAGATGCTCAACCCCTACTATGGTCTGTTTCAGTACTCTAGGGATGATATCTACACACTCCAAATTAATCCAGACTCAAGTGTCAATCCA GAACACTTGTCGTATTTCCATTTTGTTGGGAGGGTGATAGGAATGGCAATATTCCATGGTCACTACATTGATGGTGGTTTCTCCATGCCCTTTTACAAGATgttgctcaacaaacttattgtCCTCGATGACATTGAAGCTGTTGATCCAGACCTTCACCGCTCACTCAACTGGATGCT ggagaatgatattACAGATATCATTGACAACACTTTCACTGTTGAGCATGAAAGTTTTGGCGTCCTCCAGATGAGAGAACTTAAGCCCGATGGCAGTAATATTGTAGTGACTGAAGATAATAAAAAGGAATACGTTAAGTTGTATGTTAACTACAGGTTTATGCAG GGTATTGAACAACAGTTTGCTGCTCTTCAGAAGGGCTTCACTGAGGTGGTTCCTCAGCATCTGCTCAAGCCTTTTGATGAGAGAGAATTGGAACTGATAATTGGTGGTTTAGGAAAAATAGATATCGATGATTGGAAAGCCAACACAAGACTCAAA CACTGTACTCCAGAGACGCCTGTGGTTGGCTGGTTCTGGCAGATAGTTGACTCTTATTCGGAAGAGATGCGAGCAAGGCTTTTGCAGTTTGTTACGGGGTCCTCCCGTGTTCCCTTGCAAGGCTTCAAAGCACTGCAGGGATCTACTGGTGCTGCAGGACCCAGACTCTTCACAATTCATCAGATTGATGCTCCAACAG
- the Smurf gene encoding E3 ubiquitin-protein ligase SMURF2 isoform X2 translates to MSNPAPPRRSGAMKIRLTILCAKNLSKKDFFSLPDPFAKISVEGSGQCHSTDTCRNTLDPKWNQYYDLYVGKGDGITISVWNRRKIHKKAGSGFLGCVRIVSSAIHRLKDTGYQRLDLTRIGHDDCEPVRGQIVVSLMSRDGRGTGSHNAVVDTLGNLSSPDDLPEGWEERRTANGRIYYVNHHDRTTTWERPTLPAHMTVERRRRDKTFVCPCAIYVFLSSVFSCVAPMASNSPSCSCDCPSSSCTSPSCVRGSSQACSSTSASPSCTRGSSQSQPCTSTSSAPSCSVGCHKSCPSHFSNPHTLFSAPVPCIVGYNEACPPYTASGSPCIGPSPSSWCDPATTSRHGATCYRPGDTSVLGSPSRHSTSSNTVSATTVSSISPAGGNMGNIVLSNPNTSSDVPQEGTPVRRDPRDREHRRSRAESVERVSQRDAGESRRNPESVRRRSARHRHYLSRNQLHQPPDLPDGFEMRTTQQGQVYYYNIHTGTSTWHDPRVPRDLGQINIDDLGPLPGGWELRHTPSGRPYFLDHINRTTQFTDPRLSNSHILSNILRTRSEGSNRTSIIETGSNSDPRISVNSESSVSASSVPNNRSNRSSSSRRNSSSRSRGPSPEANTTGETISDSVPNSEEPNSSVVNGTPISPSVVPASVNNSNNMSSEGSGVTTTMNNSNPVVLQNNSTNLQISSNTNTSGPKDAVVIDMESDCLPKYKRDLVAKMKVLRAELQCLQPQSGHCRLDIPRGEVFEESYRQIMKMRPKDLRKRLMVKFKGEEGLDYGGVAREWLYLLSHEMLNPYYGLFQYSRDDIYTLQINPDSSVNPEHLSYFHFVGRVIGMAIFHGHYIDGGFSMPFYKMLLNKLIVLDDIEAVDPDLHRSLNWMLENDITDIIDNTFTVEHESFGVLQMRELKPDGSNIVVTEDNKKEYVKLYVNYRFMQGIEQQFAALQKGFTEVVPQHLLKPFDERELELIIGGLGKIDIDDWKANTRLKHCTPETPVVGWFWQIVDSYSEEMRARLLQFVTGSSRVPLQGFKALQGSTGAAGPRLFTIHQIDAPTENLPKAHTCFNRIDLPPYESYSKMLEKLTQAVEETCGFAVE, encoded by the exons GTACGTTGGTAAGGGAGATGGGATAACCATCAGTGTGTGGAATCGACGCAAGATTCACAAGAAGGCGGGCAGTGGCTTCCTAGGCTGCGTTCGCATTGTTTCTTCTGCCATACACAGACTCAAAGACACCGGAT ATCAACGGCTGGACTTAACACGAATTGGCCATGATGACTGTGAGCCAGTACGAGGGCAGATAGTTGTATCTCTCATGTCCCGTGATGGCCGGGGCACTGGTTCCCACAATGCCGTTGTTGATACACTGGGGAACCTTTCCTCACCAGATGACCTACCTGAG GGTTGGGAAGAACGAAGAACAGCTAATGGTCGTATATACTATGTAAACCACCATGACCGCACTACCACATGGGAGCGGCCAACATTACCTGCTCACATGAC AGTGGAGCGCAGACGGCGTGACAAGACGTTCGTGTGTCCATGTGCCATCTATGTCTTCCTCTCATCTGTCTTCTCCTGTGTTGCTCCAATGGCCAGCAACTCCCCCTCTTGCTCCTGTGATTGTCCCTCCTCATCCTGCACTTCACCCAGCTGTGTTAGAGGTTCTAGTCAAGCATGCTCCTCAACCTCAGCTTCTCCCAGCTGTACCAGAGGTTCTAGTCAATCTCAACCCTGCACATCCACATCCTCAGCTCCTAGTTGCTCTGTAGGGTGTCATAAGTCTTGCCCTTCTCATTTTTCTAACCCACATACTCTATTTTCTGCACCAGTCCCCTGCATAGTAGGTTATAATGAGGCCTGTCCTCCCTACACTGCCTCTGGCTCTCCCTGCATTggaccttccccctcttcctggTGTGACCCAGCCACGACCTCACGACACGGTGCCACGTGTTACAGGCCGGGTGACACTAGTGTTTTGGGCTCCCCAAGCAGACATTCCACTTCTTCCAACACTGTCTCTGCAACCACAGTCTCCTCCATATCGCCAGCCGGGGGAAATATGGGAAATATAGTTTTGAGCAACCCCAATACAAGTTCTGATGTGCCACAAGAAGGAACACCAGTCAGAAG GGATCCAAGAGACAGAGAACATAGGCGAAGTAGAGCAGAAAGTGTAGAGCGTGTCAGTCAGCGAGATGCTGGTGAATCTAGGCGAAATCCAGAATCAGTTCGAAGACGATCGGCACGGCATCGGCATTACCTCTCGAGGAATCAGCTCCATCAACCGCCAGATCTTCCTGATGGTTTTG AAATGCGAACCACACAACAGGGTCAGGTGTACTATTACAACATCCACACTGGGACATCTACCTGGCATGACCCCAGAGTACCACGTGACTTGGGGCAGATTAATATCGATGATCTAGGACCCCTACCTGGAGGATGGGAATTGAGACATACCCCCAGTGGGCGACCATACTTCCTGGATCACATAAATCGCACAACACAGTTCACCGATCCAAGGCTCTCTAACAGTCATATTCTCAGTAATATTCTCAG GACTCGTAGTGAAGGAAGTAATCGAACAAGTATAATAGAAACGGGCAGTAATAGTGACCCTAGAATCAGTGTGAACAGTGAAAGTTCAGTATCTGCCAGTAGTGTTCCAAATAATAGAAGTAATAGGTCCTCTAGCAGTAGAAGAAATAGTTCCTCAAGAAGTAGAGGGCCTTCCCCTGAGGCAAACACTACTGGGGAAACTATATCAGACAGTGTGCCTAATAGTGAAGAACCTAATAGCTCTGTTGTTAATGGTACTCCAATTAGTCCATCTGTTGTGCCTGCTAGTGTAAATAATAGCAACAATATGAGCAGTGAAGGAAGTGGTGTAACTACTACTATGAATAACAGTAACCCTGTGGTGCTTCAGAACAATAGCACTAATCTGCAGATAAGCAGTAACACTAATACCTCTGGGCCCAAGGATGCAGTTGTGATAGACATGGAGAGCGATTGCCTCCCAAAATATAAGCGTGATTTAGTTGCTAAGATGAAAGTTTTGAGAGCAGAATTACAGTGTCTCCAGCCACAGAGCGGTCACTGTCGTTTGGACATTCCACGTGGTGAAGTCTTCGAGGAATCTTATAGGCAGATCATGAAGATGAGACCAAAAGATTTACGCAAAAGATTAATGGTTAAGTTTAAAGGTGAAGAAGGACTTGATTATGGTGGTGTTGCTCGTGAGTGGTTATACCTTTTGTCTCATGAGATGCTCAACCCCTACTATGGTCTGTTTCAGTACTCTAGGGATGATATCTACACACTCCAAATTAATCCAGACTCAAGTGTCAATCCA GAACACTTGTCGTATTTCCATTTTGTTGGGAGGGTGATAGGAATGGCAATATTCCATGGTCACTACATTGATGGTGGTTTCTCCATGCCCTTTTACAAGATgttgctcaacaaacttattgtCCTCGATGACATTGAAGCTGTTGATCCAGACCTTCACCGCTCACTCAACTGGATGCT ggagaatgatattACAGATATCATTGACAACACTTTCACTGTTGAGCATGAAAGTTTTGGCGTCCTCCAGATGAGAGAACTTAAGCCCGATGGCAGTAATATTGTAGTGACTGAAGATAATAAAAAGGAATACGTTAAGTTGTATGTTAACTACAGGTTTATGCAG GGTATTGAACAACAGTTTGCTGCTCTTCAGAAGGGCTTCACTGAGGTGGTTCCTCAGCATCTGCTCAAGCCTTTTGATGAGAGAGAATTGGAACTGATAATTGGTGGTTTAGGAAAAATAGATATCGATGATTGGAAAGCCAACACAAGACTCAAA CACTGTACTCCAGAGACGCCTGTGGTTGGCTGGTTCTGGCAGATAGTTGACTCTTATTCGGAAGAGATGCGAGCAAGGCTTTTGCAGTTTGTTACGGGGTCCTCCCGTGTTCCCTTGCAAGGCTTCAAAGCACTGCAGGGATCTACTGGTGCTGCAGGACCCAGACTCTTCACAATTCATCAGATTGATGCTCCAACAG